One stretch of Novosphingobium pentaromativorans US6-1 DNA includes these proteins:
- a CDS encoding YdcH family protein: MDSSHVSALQLKHAGIERRLHDEMARPLPDNAVIQSLKKRKLRLKEEIARC; this comes from the coding sequence ATGGATAGTTCGCACGTCAGCGCCCTTCAACTCAAGCATGCCGGGATCGAACGCCGGCTTCACGACGAGATGGCTCGGCCGTTGCCTGACAATGCGGTAATCCAGTCCCTCAAGAAGCGAAAGCTCAGACTCAAGGAAGAAATCGCCCGCTGTTAG
- the ptsP gene encoding phosphoenolpyruvate--protein phosphotransferase, giving the protein MTSGAVEAARNILTRLHEVMASRSNAQAKLNNVVEVIGECLDSEVCSIYLLREGMLELFATRGLAQEAVHVTRMAVGEGLVGTIADNIETLNLAEATAHPDFSYRPETGEEKFHSFAGVPIVRRERAVGVLCVQHVDPRRYEEVEIEALQTVAMVLSELITNADLIDEVDTHSFDAASNGPEQLHGLTLVKGLASGTAVYHQPRVTIEHVVAEDTEAERQRVILAFEKMREQIDRMASQAEFGVGGEHEEVLETYRMFAYDEGWTRRINEAIDSGLTAEAAIERVQQRTRMRMRQIDDPLLADRMHDLEDLANRLLRIVSGQMGTAASMGLRSDAILIARNLGPAELLEYDRRRLKGVILEEGSLTSHVVIVARAMGVPVLGRVRSMRGIVREGDLLLLDADQATAMVRPAAGMIEAFEARFAKSRERQAAYAALRDVQPVSRDGERITVMINAGLREDITNLSLTGADGIGLFRTEFQFLVSATLPQRERQTRLYRDVLDAAGDKPVMFRTVDIGGDKTLPYLRHDDGEGEENPAMGWRALRVALERDGLLKAQARALLEAAAGRTLNVMFPMVAEPWEFDAAKAVFDNQLAYLKTQKKVLPEAIRYGVMLEVPALAEQLDLLAPKISFLSIGTNDLTQFLFAADRSNPKLAERYDWLSPAILRFLRRVLRNVEGHNVDVGVCGEMGGRRLEALALLGLGIRRLSITPASVGPIKEIIGKVDISQIREAMDGWLANPPENMRATLARWAADREILVD; this is encoded by the coding sequence ATGACCAGCGGAGCCGTCGAAGCAGCAAGAAACATTCTCACCCGCCTCCACGAGGTCATGGCTTCGCGCAGCAATGCGCAGGCCAAGCTGAACAACGTGGTGGAAGTGATAGGCGAGTGCCTCGATAGCGAGGTCTGCTCGATCTACCTCCTGCGCGAGGGGATGCTGGAACTCTTCGCGACGCGCGGCCTGGCCCAGGAGGCTGTCCACGTCACGCGAATGGCGGTGGGTGAAGGTCTCGTCGGCACGATTGCCGACAATATCGAGACGCTCAACCTCGCCGAAGCGACGGCGCACCCCGACTTCTCCTATCGTCCGGAAACGGGGGAAGAGAAGTTCCATTCCTTTGCGGGTGTACCGATCGTGCGGCGCGAACGTGCGGTTGGCGTGCTGTGCGTGCAGCATGTCGATCCGCGCCGCTACGAGGAAGTCGAGATCGAGGCCCTGCAGACGGTGGCGATGGTGCTCTCCGAGCTCATCACCAATGCAGACCTCATCGACGAAGTGGATACCCATTCCTTCGATGCGGCCAGCAACGGTCCGGAGCAGCTTCATGGCCTGACCCTGGTCAAGGGACTGGCATCGGGTACCGCGGTCTATCACCAGCCGCGGGTGACAATCGAGCATGTCGTCGCGGAAGACACCGAGGCCGAGCGCCAGCGCGTCATCCTCGCCTTCGAGAAGATGCGCGAGCAGATCGACCGCATGGCCAGCCAGGCGGAATTCGGCGTGGGCGGAGAGCATGAGGAGGTCCTCGAGACCTACCGCATGTTCGCTTACGACGAAGGCTGGACGCGCCGGATCAACGAGGCGATCGATTCGGGCCTGACCGCCGAGGCGGCGATCGAACGCGTGCAGCAGCGCACCCGCATGCGCATGCGCCAGATCGACGATCCGCTGCTGGCGGACCGCATGCACGACCTCGAGGACCTGGCGAACCGCCTGCTGCGGATCGTTTCAGGCCAGATGGGCACGGCGGCCTCGATGGGACTGCGCAGCGATGCGATTCTGATCGCGCGCAATCTCGGCCCGGCCGAGCTTCTTGAGTACGACCGGAGGCGCCTGAAGGGCGTCATCCTCGAGGAAGGCTCGCTTACCAGCCACGTCGTCATCGTCGCGCGCGCCATGGGCGTGCCGGTGCTCGGACGGGTCCGCAGCATGCGTGGTATCGTGCGGGAAGGCGACCTGCTGCTCCTCGACGCCGACCAGGCCACGGCGATGGTGCGGCCCGCAGCGGGCATGATCGAGGCCTTCGAGGCCCGTTTCGCCAAGAGCCGTGAGCGCCAGGCTGCCTATGCCGCGCTGCGCGACGTCCAGCCGGTTTCGCGCGACGGCGAGCGGATCACGGTCATGATCAACGCGGGCCTGCGCGAGGACATCACCAATCTCAGCCTCACCGGCGCGGACGGCATCGGGCTGTTCCGCACCGAATTCCAGTTCCTCGTCTCGGCCACGCTGCCGCAACGTGAACGCCAGACCCGCCTCTATCGTGACGTGCTCGATGCGGCAGGGGACAAGCCGGTGATGTTCCGCACAGTCGATATCGGCGGCGACAAGACCTTGCCCTACCTGCGGCACGACGACGGCGAGGGGGAGGAAAACCCGGCGATGGGCTGGCGCGCGTTGCGCGTGGCGCTTGAGCGCGACGGCCTGCTGAAGGCGCAGGCCCGTGCCTTGCTCGAGGCGGCGGCCGGGCGCACGCTCAATGTCATGTTCCCGATGGTGGCCGAACCCTGGGAGTTCGACGCCGCCAAGGCGGTGTTCGACAATCAGCTCGCCTATCTCAAGACGCAGAAGAAGGTCCTGCCCGAAGCGATCCGCTACGGGGTCATGCTCGAGGTTCCCGCGCTTGCCGAGCAGCTCGACCTGCTGGCGCCGAAGATCTCGTTCCTGTCGATCGGCACCAACGACCTCACCCAGTTCCTGTTTGCAGCGGACCGTTCGAACCCCAAACTGGCCGAGCGCTATGACTGGCTGAGCCCTGCTATCCTGCGCTTCCTGCGGCGGGTCCTGCGCAACGTCGAGGGTCACAACGTCGATGTCGGCGTGTGCGGCGAGATGGGCGGGCGGCGGCTGGAAGCCCTCGCCTTGCTTGGCCTGGGGATCAGGCGGCTGTCGATCACTCCGGCGTCGGTAGGTCCGATCAAGGAGATCATCGGCAAGGTCGATATCTCGCAAATCCGTGAGGCCATGGACGGATGGCTGGCCAATCCGCCTGAGAACATGCGCGCGACGCTGGCGCGCTGGGCTGCGGATCGCGAAATTCTCGTGGATTGA
- the nadA gene encoding quinolinate synthase NadA: MTVMPADLSGIDVRAEIERLRKERNAVILAHYYQKPEIQDLADYVGDSLELSRKAAATDADVIAFCGVKFMADTAKILSPEKIVVLPDLEAGCSLEDSCPPEKFKAFREAHPDHIALTYINCSTEVKALSDIIVTSSSAETILQQIPKDQKIIFGPDRHLGGYLSRKFDREMLLWPGVCIVHEAFSETELLKLKAQHPGAPIAAHPECPPHIIDHADYVGSTSGILKFAQDFEGQTLIVATEPHIIHQMEKALPGKTFIGAPGADGNCACNICPYMALNTMEKLYLALRDLQPRVEIEEGLRVAAKKSLDRMLEMASGTVGKGDLGAR, translated from the coding sequence ATGACCGTAATGCCCGCCGATCTGTCCGGCATCGACGTTCGCGCCGAGATCGAGCGGCTGCGCAAGGAGCGCAACGCCGTCATCCTCGCCCACTACTACCAGAAGCCGGAAATCCAGGACCTGGCGGACTACGTGGGCGACAGCCTTGAACTGAGCCGCAAGGCCGCCGCGACCGATGCCGACGTCATCGCCTTTTGCGGCGTGAAGTTCATGGCCGATACCGCCAAGATCCTGAGCCCGGAAAAGATCGTCGTGCTGCCCGACCTCGAAGCCGGCTGCAGCCTCGAGGATTCCTGCCCGCCCGAAAAGTTCAAGGCATTCCGCGAAGCTCACCCCGATCACATCGCGCTGACCTACATCAACTGCTCGACCGAGGTGAAGGCGCTGTCCGACATCATCGTCACCAGCTCCAGCGCCGAAACGATCCTGCAGCAGATCCCGAAGGACCAGAAGATCATCTTCGGCCCCGACCGGCATCTCGGCGGCTACCTCAGCCGCAAGTTCGATCGCGAAATGCTGCTCTGGCCGGGCGTATGCATCGTCCACGAAGCCTTCAGCGAGACGGAACTGCTCAAGCTCAAGGCGCAGCACCCGGGCGCGCCGATCGCCGCACATCCGGAATGCCCGCCGCACATCATCGATCACGCCGACTACGTCGGTTCGACCAGCGGCATCCTCAAGTTCGCCCAGGATTTCGAAGGCCAGACCCTGATCGTCGCCACCGAGCCGCACATCATCCACCAGATGGAAAAGGCGCTGCCGGGCAAGACCTTCATCGGCGCCCCCGGTGCCGACGGCAACTGCGCCTGCAACATCTGCCCCTACATGGCGCTCAACACCATGGAGAAGCTCTACCTCGCCCTGCGCGACCTGCAGCCGCGCGTGGAAATCGAGGAAGGCCTGCGCGTCGCCGCTAAGAAGAGCCTCGACCGGATGCTGGAAATGGCATCGGGCACCGTGGGCAAGGGAGACCTCGGGGCGCGCTAA
- the metW gene encoding methionine biosynthesis protein MetW: MSNLRPDLSVIAANVAPGSSLLDVGCGDGTLMQALRDEKQCDARGMELNPANVGKCVGKGLSVIQGDADRDLAFYPDKSVDYAILSQTLQTTMRPDMVLEELLRIGRKAFVSFPNFAHWRVRLSLLWGGRMPVTRLLPVAWYETPNIHHLTVDDFRALVKERGITVEGSWFLSGDTQCSSAAANFRAEHAVFQLSRN; the protein is encoded by the coding sequence ATGAGCAACCTGCGGCCCGACCTTTCCGTGATCGCCGCCAATGTCGCGCCCGGATCGAGCCTGCTCGACGTTGGCTGCGGGGACGGGACCCTGATGCAGGCCCTGCGCGACGAGAAGCAGTGCGACGCGCGCGGGATGGAGCTGAACCCTGCGAACGTGGGCAAGTGCGTGGGCAAGGGGCTGTCGGTGATCCAGGGCGATGCCGACAGGGATCTTGCCTTCTATCCCGACAAGTCGGTCGACTATGCGATCCTCTCGCAGACGCTGCAGACGACGATGCGCCCCGACATGGTGCTGGAGGAACTGCTGCGCATCGGCCGCAAGGCCTTCGTCAGTTTCCCCAATTTCGCCCACTGGCGCGTGCGCCTCTCGCTGTTGTGGGGCGGGCGCATGCCGGTGACCCGGCTGCTGCCGGTCGCATGGTACGAGACACCGAATATCCACCACCTCACCGTCGACGATTTCCGCGCGCTGGTGAAGGAGCGCGGAATTACCGTAGAGGGTAGCTGGTTCCTCTCCGGCGACACCCAGTGCAGTTCGGCGGCCGCGAACTTCCGCGCTGAACACGCGGTGTTCCAACTCTCGCGCAACTGA
- a CDS encoding MBL fold metallo-hydrolase yields MTEQSAIAAPYSEAEQVGPLVRRVLARNPSPFTYTGTQTYLVGSGCDVAVIDPGPDEAEHIDAILAAIGDARVSAIMCTHTHRDHSPAAAPLAVRTGAPIVGCAPLTLEDDGPRADAAFDAHYRPDRILTDGETVSGDGWTLLAVATPGHTSNHLCYALPETGALFTGDHVMGWSTSVVAPPDGDMSDYMESLAALYRREQDTVYYPAHGPAVEKPRQLVRGMIGHRRQREKQILRQIEAGRHRIDEMIPHMYKGVDERLWPAAGRSVHAHLIDLERREIVVHTDDAWSLHI; encoded by the coding sequence ATGACCGAGCAAAGCGCCATCGCCGCCCCCTATTCCGAAGCCGAACAGGTCGGCCCGCTCGTGCGGCGCGTACTGGCACGCAATCCTTCGCCTTTCACTTACACCGGCACCCAGACCTACCTCGTCGGCTCAGGCTGCGATGTGGCGGTGATCGACCCCGGCCCGGACGAGGCCGAACACATCGATGCGATCCTGGCCGCCATCGGCGACGCGCGCGTCAGCGCGATCATGTGCACCCACACGCACCGGGACCACTCCCCCGCCGCTGCCCCGCTTGCCGTTCGCACCGGCGCGCCGATCGTCGGCTGCGCCCCGCTTACGCTGGAAGACGACGGACCGCGCGCGGACGCCGCTTTCGACGCGCACTATCGTCCCGACCGGATCCTGACCGACGGCGAGACGGTTTCGGGCGACGGCTGGACGCTTCTGGCCGTCGCGACGCCGGGCCACACCTCGAACCACTTGTGCTACGCCCTGCCCGAGACCGGCGCGCTGTTTACCGGCGACCACGTGATGGGCTGGTCGACCAGCGTCGTCGCCCCGCCGGACGGCGACATGTCGGACTACATGGAAAGCCTCGCCGCGCTCTACCGGCGCGAACAGGACACCGTCTACTACCCGGCGCACGGCCCCGCGGTCGAAAAGCCGCGCCAACTCGTGCGCGGCATGATCGGCCATCGCCGACAGCGCGAGAAGCAGATCCTTCGCCAGATCGAAGCAGGCCGCCACCGGATCGACGAGATGATTCCGCACATGTACAAGGGCGTGGACGAGCGCCTCTGGCCTGCGGCGGGACGGTCTGTCCACGCACACCTGATCGATCTGGAACGCCGCGAGATCGTCGTCCACACCGACGACGCGTGGTCGCTGCACATCTGA
- a CDS encoding helix-turn-helix domain-containing protein: MEDVESNGAAVSPTSAGSRLRQAREAAGLTRADIATQTKIAERHLIAIEEDRFNDLAARTYAVGFSRAYARALGIDEVEIADQVREQLHAGDHLRSELVEPSFEPGDPARVPPVRMAWIAAAGVVVVVGLLLAFWGSFLSPEGKLPDLIADKPAATASKAPAQGPAAVPSQAAANTGPVVMTATADRVWVKVTDADGKQLLQKELALGESWTVPQDAAGPELRTARPDALQLTVGGQAVPEISDKPTLVSGVSLAAADVLARGTGRAASPATQAVPAPAPAQTPRTIAVPTRDPAPSAQADRSGPLPTPSPTPVAASRASAPAPLASPRPAAPRPAPTASAPVRAKPSVAAATAAPSGAASAKPAPQAKPTDTAAPLPTPSPTPSPRPSDPVVSTVSE, translated from the coding sequence ATGGAAGACGTCGAAAGCAACGGAGCGGCAGTATCGCCGACGAGTGCGGGCAGCAGGCTGCGTCAGGCGCGTGAGGCTGCGGGGCTGACCCGCGCCGATATCGCCACGCAGACGAAGATTGCCGAACGCCATCTCATCGCTATCGAGGAAGATCGCTTCAACGATCTCGCGGCGCGGACATACGCCGTCGGGTTTTCGCGTGCCTACGCGCGCGCCCTCGGCATCGACGAAGTGGAAATCGCCGATCAGGTGCGCGAACAGCTTCACGCGGGAGATCACTTGCGCTCCGAACTCGTCGAACCGAGCTTCGAGCCCGGCGATCCGGCCCGCGTTCCGCCGGTGCGCATGGCCTGGATCGCAGCGGCCGGCGTTGTCGTGGTGGTGGGCCTGTTGCTGGCCTTCTGGGGCAGCTTCCTTTCGCCCGAGGGCAAACTGCCCGACCTGATCGCCGACAAGCCGGCGGCCACGGCCAGCAAGGCGCCGGCGCAGGGCCCCGCGGCCGTGCCCAGCCAGGCGGCGGCGAACACCGGTCCGGTGGTGATGACCGCCACGGCCGACAGGGTCTGGGTCAAGGTCACTGACGCCGACGGCAAGCAACTGCTGCAAAAGGAACTGGCCCTCGGCGAAAGCTGGACCGTGCCGCAGGACGCGGCGGGTCCCGAACTGCGCACGGCCCGCCCTGACGCGCTGCAACTGACGGTTGGCGGACAGGCGGTGCCCGAGATCTCCGACAAGCCCACGCTGGTTTCGGGCGTTTCCTTGGCGGCAGCCGATGTCCTCGCTCGCGGCACCGGCCGTGCGGCAAGCCCGGCAACGCAAGCCGTGCCTGCACCTGCACCGGCTCAGACGCCCCGCACGATCGCCGTGCCCACACGCGATCCGGCGCCTTCTGCGCAGGCGGATCGCTCCGGTCCCTTGCCGACGCCGAGCCCGACGCCGGTCGCGGCATCGCGGGCATCGGCGCCAGCGCCGCTCGCATCGCCGCGGCCTGCCGCGCCGCGTCCCGCGCCGACGGCATCCGCTCCCGTGCGTGCGAAGCCCAGCGTTGCCGCCGCCACTGCCGCGCCGAGCGGGGCTGCATCGGCCAAGCCCGCACCGCAAGCGAAGCCGACGGACACAGCTGCGCCTCTTCCGACGCCTTCGCCGACACCCAGTCCGCGGCCTTCGGATCCGGTGGTTTCCACGGTTTCCG
- the metX gene encoding homoserine O-acetyltransferase MetX, which yields METSKVLELAQPLPLDGGQSLEGVRIAYETHGTLNEARDNAILICHALTGDQHVMSDHPKTGKPGWWVRMVGPGKPIDTDRFFIVCANVIGSCMGSTGPASPGPDGKPYGMRFPVITIRDMVRGHIALLDALGIDQLHAVVGGSMGGMQALSLAANFPERVRAALVIASTARHSAQNIAFHEVGRQAIMADPDWREGAYYEAKENGGKGPEKGLSVARMAAHITYLSEAGLTEKFGRRLQDRSEKTFGFDADFQVESYLRYQGLSFTDRFDANSYLYITRAMDYFDLAEEHGGMLANAFARSKARFCLVSFDTDWLYPTSESRNVVHALNAAGLPVSFVELSAPFGHDSFLLDVPALDRVVEGFLNQ from the coding sequence ATGGAAACCAGTAAAGTCCTCGAACTGGCGCAGCCTCTTCCGCTTGACGGCGGGCAGAGCCTCGAAGGCGTGCGCATCGCTTACGAGACGCACGGAACCCTCAACGAGGCTCGCGACAACGCGATCCTCATCTGCCACGCCCTGACCGGCGATCAGCACGTCATGTCCGACCATCCCAAGACCGGCAAGCCGGGCTGGTGGGTGCGCATGGTCGGGCCGGGCAAGCCAATCGACACGGATCGCTTCTTTATCGTCTGCGCCAATGTCATCGGCTCGTGCATGGGCTCGACCGGTCCGGCGAGCCCTGGCCCGGACGGCAAGCCTTACGGCATGCGCTTCCCGGTCATCACCATCCGCGACATGGTGCGCGGCCACATCGCCCTGCTCGACGCCTTGGGAATCGACCAGCTCCACGCCGTCGTCGGCGGCTCCATGGGCGGGATGCAGGCGCTTTCGCTGGCGGCGAACTTCCCCGAACGCGTGCGCGCCGCGCTGGTCATCGCTTCGACCGCGCGTCATTCGGCGCAGAACATCGCCTTCCACGAAGTGGGGCGCCAGGCGATCATGGCCGATCCCGACTGGCGCGAGGGCGCCTATTACGAGGCCAAGGAGAACGGCGGGAAGGGCCCCGAAAAGGGTCTCTCGGTCGCGCGCATGGCCGCGCACATCACGTATCTGTCCGAAGCCGGTCTGACCGAAAAGTTCGGCCGCCGCCTGCAGGACCGCAGCGAGAAGACCTTCGGCTTCGATGCCGATTTCCAGGTCGAATCCTACCTGCGCTACCAGGGCCTGTCATTCACCGACCGGTTCGACGCCAATTCCTATCTCTACATCACCCGCGCGATGGACTATTTCGACCTCGCGGAGGAGCATGGCGGGATGCTGGCCAACGCCTTCGCCCGCTCGAAGGCGCGCTTCTGCCTCGTCAGCTTCGATACCGACTGGCTCTACCCCACCTCCGAATCGCGCAATGTGGTCCACGCGCTCAATGCCGCGGGCCTGCCGGTGAGCTTCGTCGAGCTTTCCGCCCCGTTCGGGCACGACTCGTTCCTGCTGGACGTTCCCGCGCTCGATCGCGTCGTCGAAGGATTCCTGAACCAGTGA
- the hisC gene encoding histidinol-phosphate transaminase — MTDTETRSKAPQPKPWIEAIHAYVPGKSSGKDGRPLIKLSANENPLGTSEAALAAKAQAPALYPDPDSKALRAKLGELHGIDPARIVMGTGSDELLNLAAQGYAGPGDEVIYVRYGFSVYDIAARRCGATPVVAPDADYGTDVDALIALVTDRTRVVFIANPNNPTGSYLPKGEIARLHAALPADVLLVLDQAYGEYVAPEDEDGAMALAAAHDNVLVTRTFSKIFGLAGERIGWGTGAPGIIQTLNRIRGPFNVSSTGQAMALAALEDTAFVEHSRVHNRDERARFVEKIEALGNHGLRALPSQANFVLILFEGPLSAETAFDGLAERGYIVRWLPGQGLPQALRITIGKRADLDVIADVLRDMAQAAK; from the coding sequence ATGACCGACACCGAAACCCGTTCGAAAGCCCCGCAGCCCAAGCCCTGGATCGAGGCGATTCACGCCTATGTGCCGGGCAAATCCTCCGGCAAGGACGGGCGACCGCTGATCAAGCTTTCGGCGAACGAGAACCCGCTGGGCACCAGCGAGGCCGCGCTGGCCGCAAAGGCGCAGGCCCCCGCGCTCTATCCCGACCCGGACAGCAAGGCGCTGCGCGCCAAGCTCGGCGAGTTGCACGGGATCGATCCGGCGCGGATCGTCATGGGTACCGGCTCGGACGAACTGCTCAACCTCGCCGCACAGGGCTATGCCGGCCCGGGCGACGAAGTGATCTACGTGCGCTACGGCTTTTCGGTCTACGACATTGCCGCGCGTCGCTGCGGCGCGACGCCGGTCGTAGCCCCCGATGCCGACTACGGGACCGATGTCGATGCCCTGATCGCCCTGGTGACGGACAGGACGCGCGTAGTCTTCATCGCCAACCCGAACAACCCGACCGGATCCTACCTGCCCAAGGGCGAGATCGCACGGCTCCACGCAGCGCTGCCCGCCGACGTGCTGCTGGTGCTCGACCAGGCTTACGGCGAATACGTCGCGCCCGAGGACGAGGACGGCGCGATGGCACTGGCCGCCGCGCACGATAACGTGCTGGTCACCCGCACATTCTCCAAGATCTTCGGACTTGCCGGCGAGCGTATCGGCTGGGGCACCGGCGCGCCGGGCATCATCCAGACGCTCAACCGCATCCGCGGTCCCTTCAACGTATCGAGCACCGGGCAGGCGATGGCGCTTGCCGCGCTGGAAGACACCGCTTTCGTCGAGCACAGCCGCGTACACAACCGCGACGAGCGGGCCCGCTTCGTCGAGAAGATCGAGGCTCTGGGCAACCATGGCCTGCGCGCGCTGCCGAGCCAGGCGAACTTCGTGCTGATCCTGTTCGAGGGCCCGCTCTCCGCCGAGACCGCCTTCGACGGCCTTGCCGAACGCGGCTATATCGTGCGCTGGCTGCCCGGGCAGGGCCTGCCGCAGGCTCTGCGCATCACCATCGGCAAACGCGCCGACCTCGACGTGATCGCCGATGTACTGCGCGACATGGCGCAGGCCGCCAAATGA
- a CDS encoding DUF1465 family protein — MSKPLTINPRIVEALYCEALTLSDEVRHAFTLSGQLERAGHDEDDARVALSSEGLRTTTRMMHAIAWLLNHRAFFMGEITDYQLRRHGRLSAEMRRSDAQQLALLEPETVELVQATRRFYERLLWLDRNWRLSESHEPSAIERLRERIEQRLAG, encoded by the coding sequence ATGTCGAAACCGCTGACCATAAATCCGCGCATCGTCGAAGCGCTCTATTGCGAAGCTCTCACGCTTTCGGACGAAGTGCGCCATGCCTTCACGCTGTCCGGCCAGCTGGAGCGGGCCGGACACGACGAGGACGACGCGCGCGTCGCCCTGTCGAGCGAGGGCCTGCGCACGACGACCCGGATGATGCACGCGATCGCCTGGCTGCTCAATCACCGGGCCTTCTTCATGGGCGAGATCACCGACTACCAGCTGCGCCGCCACGGCCGCCTGTCGGCCGAAATGCGCCGGTCCGATGCGCAGCAGCTGGCCCTGCTCGAGCCCGAAACGGTCGAACTGGTCCAGGCGACGCGGCGCTTTTACGAACGCCTGCTCTGGCTCGATCGCAACTGGCGCCTGAGCGAAAGCCATGAGCCCAGCGCGATAGAGCGGCTGCGCGAACGCATCGAACAACGGCTGGCCGGCTGA
- a CDS encoding prephenate/arogenate dehydrogenase family protein → MSFEKVAIIGLGLQGGSIGLATQEFLPEVQTSGFDLDPATRARAADRGLVHQVCETAAEAVRDADLVIFCVPPGVMGEAALDVRDALRKDALISDVGSCKQSIAAALREALPDHYVIPAHPVAGTENSGPDAGFAHLFRNRWCIVTPPEHTDLVKLSQLVEFWEALGANVEIMDAQHHDLVLAVTSHLPHLIAYTIVGTASDLEDVTQSEVIKYSAGGFRDFTRIAASDPTMWRDVFLTNKEAVLTMLQRFTEDLTALQRAIRVGDGDALFEQFARTRAIRRSIIQEGQDDSRPDFGRGDHENGTKKI, encoded by the coding sequence ATGAGCTTCGAAAAAGTCGCCATCATCGGCCTGGGGCTGCAGGGCGGATCGATCGGCCTGGCCACGCAGGAATTTCTGCCCGAGGTCCAGACCTCCGGTTTCGACCTCGATCCCGCCACCCGCGCCCGTGCTGCCGACCGCGGCCTTGTCCACCAGGTCTGCGAAACCGCGGCCGAGGCAGTGCGGGATGCCGATCTCGTGATCTTCTGCGTGCCCCCCGGCGTCATGGGCGAAGCGGCCCTCGACGTGCGCGACGCCTTGCGCAAGGATGCACTGATCAGCGATGTCGGTTCGTGCAAGCAGTCTATCGCGGCAGCCCTGCGCGAAGCCCTGCCCGATCACTACGTGATCCCGGCACACCCGGTCGCGGGCACGGAAAACTCCGGTCCGGATGCGGGCTTTGCCCACCTGTTCCGCAACCGCTGGTGCATCGTCACCCCGCCCGAGCACACCGATCTCGTCAAGCTCTCGCAGCTCGTCGAATTCTGGGAAGCGCTCGGCGCCAACGTCGAGATCATGGACGCGCAGCACCATGACCTCGTCCTCGCCGTGACCAGCCACCTGCCTCACCTGATCGCCTATACCATCGTCGGTACCGCCTCCGATCTCGAGGACGTGACCCAGAGCGAGGTGATCAAGTACTCTGCCGGCGGTTTCCGCGACTTCACGCGCATCGCCGCCAGCGATCCAACGATGTGGCGCGACGTCTTCCTGACCAACAAGGAAGCGGTGCTCACCATGTTGCAGCGCTTCACCGAAGACCTCACCGCCTTGCAGCGCGCGATCCGCGTGGGTGACGGCGATGCGCTGTTCGAGCAGTTCGCGCGCACCCGCGCGATCCGCCGCTCGATCATCCAGGAAGGTCAGGACGATTCCCGCCCCGACTTCGGTCGCGGCGACCACGAGAACGGAACGAAGAAAATCTGA
- a CDS encoding YdcH family protein, with protein MTEEEMRKRLELLRIEHRDLDAAIDALNATGASDQLQIARLKKRKLILKDQIAQIEDYLIPDIIA; from the coding sequence GTGACCGAAGAGGAAATGCGCAAGCGCCTAGAACTCCTGAGGATCGAGCATCGCGATCTCGACGCTGCCATCGACGCTCTCAATGCCACGGGAGCGTCCGATCAGCTGCAGATTGCCAGGCTCAAGAAGCGCAAACTCATCCTGAAGGATCAGATCGCGCAGATCGAGGATTACCTAATCCCGGATATAATTGCCTGA